In Candidatus Binatus sp., the DNA window TGAGTGAAATGCTCGCGCGGCGCGCGTTGGACGGGATAGACAAGGCCGCGCGCCGGCTCGCCGCCTGCGGCATCGAATCGGCGCGGCTCGACGCGGAGCTTCTGATGGCTGCGGCGGCAGGGGTCACGCGCGCCGCGGTTATCACCGGTTCGATCGATCCATCCCCGGCGACGCTGAAAAACTTCGAGACGATGATCGCTCGGCGCGAAAAGCGCGAGCCGATCGCGTATATCCTGGGGCGCAAGGAATTCTACTCGCTCGATTTTAAGCTCAGTCCTGCCGTCCTGATTCCGCGGCCGGAGAGCGAGATCGTCGTTGCGGCGGCGCTTGAGTTTATCGCCGGGGCGCCGGACGCGCGCGTACTCGACATCGGCACCGGCTCCGGCGCAATTGCGATCGCAATTGCGGTTAACGCTGCGCGCGCACGCGTGACGGCGGTGGATATTTCCGCCGACGCGATTGTGCATGCGTCGCGCAACGCCCAGCATCATAGGGTCGAGGATCGGGTGACATTCCGGCGCGCCGACTGCTTCGAAATTCTGGACGGAGGACCGGCGCTGGGATTTTTCGAGCTGATAGTCTCCAATCCGCCTTACCTGGATGACGCGGAGATCGCCGCTCTGGAGCCCGAGGTGCGCGCCTTCGAGCCGCGCCTTGCGATAAGCGCGGGAGCGGGAGGGCTCGACATCTTTCGCGCAATTGCAGCGGGCGCGCCGCCGCATCTTGCCGCCGATGGCGAGCTGATCGTGGAAGTGGCGGCGGGGCAGGCAGCGGCAGTCGCGAGCCTTGTCGAGGAAGCGGGCTTGCGGGTCGTCTCTGTGATAAACGATCTCACGGGGCATCCGCGCGTCGTGCGCGCGCAAAGAAGCCGGGCGTAGTTGGCGATGGAGAAAATGATAATTCATGGGGGCGCTCCGCTGCGCGGCGCCGTCATGCTCAGCGGCAGCAAGAACGCCGCGCTGCCGATCATGATGGCGTCGATCCTGACGCCGGAACCGCTTCATCTCACCAACGTCCCGCGGCTTCGCGATGTGGAAACCGCGCTGGCGCTCCTCATCCAGCTCGGCGTCGCGGCGCGCTGGACCGATGAGCATCGCGTCGAGCTTTGCGCCGCAAAAGTCACTTCGCACGAGGCGTCGTATGAACTGGTCAAGACGATGCGCGCGTCGTTCGTCGTGCTCGGCCCGTTGCTGGCGCGCACCGGACGCGCGCGCGTATCGACTCCGGGTGGATGCGCGATCGGCGCGCGGCCGGTGAATTTGCACATCGCGGGGATTCGCGCACTCGGAAGCAAGATTCAGTTTCGTCACGGTTATGTCGAGGCGCACGCCGAGAAACTGACGGGCGGGCGAATCTGGCTTGATTTTCCCTCGGTCGGCGCAACCGAGAACATTTTGATGGCGGCGGTCACGGCCCGCGGCCGC includes these proteins:
- the prmC gene encoding peptide chain release factor N(5)-glutamine methyltransferase — protein: MSEMLARRALDGIDKAARRLAACGIESARLDAELLMAAAAGVTRAAVITGSIDPSPATLKNFETMIARREKREPIAYILGRKEFYSLDFKLSPAVLIPRPESEIVVAAALEFIAGAPDARVLDIGTGSGAIAIAIAVNAARARVTAVDISADAIVHASRNAQHHRVEDRVTFRRADCFEILDGGPALGFFELIVSNPPYLDDAEIAALEPEVRAFEPRLAISAGAGGLDIFRAIAAGAPPHLAADGELIVEVAAGQAAAVASLVEEAGLRVVSVINDLTGHPRVVRAQRSRA